A genomic window from Solanum stenotomum isolate F172 chromosome 10, ASM1918654v1, whole genome shotgun sequence includes:
- the LOC125841860 gene encoding MYB-like transcription factor EOBI, whose product MGHHSCCNQQKVKRGLWSPEEDEKLIRYITSHGYGCWSEVPEKAGLQRCGKSCRLRWINYLRPDIRRGRFTPEEEKLIISLHGAVGNRWAHIASHLPGRTDNEIKNYWNSWIKKKLKKPSKSSTNTTSSTDHHHHHQQHQRSPLTNYNTITSQQDIFFTQDIGTKSQILLQDSTLFNSPNQLFFFDGGSLDSMTNVIINDATNRNATNNTSLFQETSILNSEFCWQVDQQQVQTSSYAIGMDSNYLPPLIESMVPPMEIPSSNNNNNIMLEGQENNNEWNSQVDTQQCCPSYLFWDQENGSIGGDHEIIDPTTSNNMGQILPSFPSTL is encoded by the exons ATGGGGCATCATTCATGTTGTAATCAACAAAAGGTAAAGAGAGGTCTTTGGTCAccagaagaagatgaaaagctCATCAGATATATTACTTCTCATGGCTATGGATGTTGGAGTGAAGTTCCTGAAAAAGCTG GGCTTCAAAGATGTGGAAAAAGTTGTCGTTTGAGATGGATCAATTATTTGAGGCCTGATATTAGAAGAGGAAGATTTACcccagaagaagaaaaattgattatAAGTCTCCATGGAGCTGTAGGCAACAG GTGGGCACATATAGCAAGTCATTTGCCTGGAAGAACAGATAACgagataaaaaattattggaaTTCCTGGATaaaaaagaagctaaaaaaACCTTCAAAGTCATCAACAAACACAACTTCTAGTACTGATCATCATCACCATCACCAGCAACATCAGAGATCTCCATTGACAAATTATAACACAATTACAAGCCAACAAGATATATTCTTCACACAAGACATTGGAACAAAATCTCAAATACTCCTCCAAGATTCTACCCTATTCAATTCACCAAACCAATTGTTCTTTTTTGATGGTGGTTCACTTGACTCAATGACAAATGTTATTATTAATGATGCCACAAATCGAAATGCTACTAATAACACCTCGTTATTTCAAGAAACATCGATATTGAACTCAGAGTTCTGCTGGCAAGTTGATCAACAACAAGTACAGACGTCTTCATACGCAATAGGGATGGATTCAAATTATTTGCCCCCATTGATAGAGAGTATGGTACCACCAATGGAAATACCTAGtagtaataataacaataatataatgtTGGAAggacaagaaaataataatgaatgGAATAGTCAAGTGGACACTCAACAATGTTGTCCAAGTTATCTATTTTGGGATCAAGAAAATGGATCAATTGGTGGTGATCATGAGATTATAGATCCAACTACATCAAACAATATGGGACAAATTTTACCTTCTTTTCCTTCTACTTTATGA